Proteins encoded within one genomic window of Erinaceus europaeus chromosome 13, mEriEur2.1, whole genome shotgun sequence:
- the PIGV gene encoding GPI mannosyltransferase 2 isoform X1, translating into MWTLDPSRKEVLRFAVSCRALTLVLQALFNAVIPDHQAEAFSPPRLTPSGSLDQLVEGLLGGLSRWDAEHFLFIAEYGYLYEHNFAFFPGFPLVLVVGTELLRPLRLLLSLRSCLLISVALLNSLFSVLAAVALHDLGCRVLHCPRQAFYGALLFCLSPASVFLTAGYSEALFAFLMFTAMGQLERGRSWTSGLLFALATSVRSNGLVSIGFLIHSQCRSFFSSFMVQNPLRQLLKLMGSVFLLVLTLGLPFALFQYYAYTQFCLPGSARPIPEPLLQLAVDRGYRIANGNKPPWCSWKCPLIYSYIQDTYWNVGFLRYYELKQVPNFLLATPMTMLVAWAVWTYVTTHPWFCITLGMQRDCKALEKKPALGFLSLQVFVYLVHAAVLLLFGGLCMHVQVLTRFLGSSSPVVYWFPAHLLQHQEPLLRTIEIMPWQPLAGNSSPLQKLPRNCIMRLLCNWKTCSLVTRCILGYFLTYWLLGLLLHCNFLPWT; encoded by the exons GCTCTCTTCAATGCTGTCATCCCTGATCATCAAGCAGAAGCCTTCTCTCCTCCTCGCCTCACCCCTTCGGGCTCTCTGGACCAACTTGTGGAAGGTCTTCTGGGTGGCCTGTCTCGCTGGGATGCTGAACACTTTCTCTTCATTGCTGAGTACGGCTACCTGTATGAACACAACTTTGCCTTCTTCCCTGGTTTCCCTCTGGTCCTGGTGGTAGGGACTGAACTATTGAGGCCTCTACGACTGTTGCTGAGCCTGCGAAGTTGCCTGTTAATCTCAGTAGCATTGCTCAATTCCTTGTTCTCTGTGCTAGCTGCAGTTGCACTTCATGATCTTGGCTGTCGGGTTTTGCATTGTCCCCGCCAAGCCTTTTATGGAGCACTGCTCTTTTGCCTCAGTCCTGCCAGTGTCTTCCTCACAGCTGGTTACTCAGAAGCTTTGTTTGCCTTCTTGATGTTCACTGCCATGGGGCAGCTGGAAAGGGGCCGAAGCTGGACGAGTGGACTTCTCTTTGCCCTTGCCACTAGTGTACGGTCCAACGGGCTAGTCAGTATTGGCTTCCTCATACATTCTCAGTGCCGaagctttttctcttctttcatggTACAAAATCCTTTGAGACAGCTCTTAAAGTTAATGGGCTCTGTGTTCCTGTTAGTGCTCACACTTGgccttccctttgccctctttCAATATTATGCTTATACCCAGTTCTGTCTGCCAGGCTCAGCTCGCCCCATTCCTGAGCCCTTGCTGCAGTTAGCTGTTGATAGAGGCTACCGGATTGCCAATGGAAACAAGCCACCTTGGTGCTCTTGGAAATGTCCCCTAATATACAGCTACATTCAGGATACCTACTGGAATGTTGGCTTTCTGAGATACTATGAGCTCAAGCAGGTACCCAATTTTCTATTAGCCACACCAATGACTATGCTGGTTGCCTGGGCAGTTTGGACATATGTGACTACCCACCCTTGGTTCTGCATTACACTTGGGATGCAAAGGGATTGTAAGGCCCTAGAGAAGAAGCCTGCTCTTGGATTCCTCAGTCTTCAGGTGTTTGTGTACTTGGTCCATGCTGCAGTGCTGCTCCTGTTCGGTGGTCTATGCATGCATGTTCAG GTTCTCACCAGGTTCTTGGGCTCCTCCTCTCCTGTTGTGTACTGGTTTCCAGCTCATTTGCTTCAGCATCAAGAGCCACTACTGAGAACGATAGAGATTATGCCTTGGCAACCTCTTGCAGGGAACTCCTCACCACTACAAAAGCTGCCCAGAAATTGTATTATGAGACTTTTGTGCAACTGGAAAACCTGTTCTCTAGTCACACGATGCATACTAGGCTACTTCCTGACTTACTGGCTCCTGGGACTACTCCTACATTGCAACTTCCTGCCTTGGAcatga